In Patescibacteria group bacterium, the sequence AAGTAGAAGTGAGTTGAGATCCGGAAAAGGGAAGGTACTCAAAACATTGCGTGATCTCAGGACATGATATGATCATTCGTTATTCTTCGAAGTTTCTTCGGGAGTATAAAAAACTTCCCCGTACCGTTAAACTGAAAGCAGAAAAACAAGAAAAAGTTTTTCGCAATGATCCGTTCGAACCGTCTCTCCATACCCACAAATTACAAGGCCGCCTTAAAGACTTTTGGTCTTTTCGTATTGACGGATCACACCGTATATTATTTGAACTGCCGAACAATAACAAGAATGTGGTTTGGTTTCATTCGGTTGGCGATCACGCTATTT encodes:
- a CDS encoding type II toxin-antitoxin system mRNA interferase toxin, RelE/StbE family, with amino-acid sequence MIIRYSSKFLREYKKLPRTVKLKAEKQEKVFRNDPFEPSLHTHKLQGRLKDFWSFRIDGSHRILFELPNNNKNVVWFHSVGDHAI